ACTTCAAAGGCACCAGCAGCACGGTGGTTCTCCAGGGTGAGGAAATCGTGGCCGAGTCGTCCACGGAGGACCGCCTGCGGGCCGTGGTCGACGTTCTGAAAGAGAAACTGATCCGCCGGAAGATCCCGCTCAAAGCGATCGGGGGCGGCGAACCCAAGGAAGTCGGTGGGGGCCGCTATCGCAGCGAGTTCAAAGTCAATCAGGGCATCGCCCAGGAAGCCGCCCGGGAGCTCAACAAGCATGTGAAGAACATGAAGCTCAAGATCCAGGTCCAGATCCAGGGCGATCGCTTGCGAATATCAGGAAAGAAGCGAGATGAACTCCAGGAAGTCATATCGTCGCTGAAGGAACTCGACTATCGCATTCCGCTTCAGTTCATCAACTACCGGGATTGAGCCGGACCTCCTCGCCGCGGAACTGAGTCTCGAAGAGATCGGCGTACAGACCTCCCCTTTCGAGGAGGGTGCGGTGATTGCCCTGTTCCACCAGGCGCCCGTTCTCGATGACGAAGATGCGGTCCGCGGCGAGAATCGTGGACAACCGGTGGGCGATGACGACCGACGTCCTGCCCTCCATCACGCGCTCGAGCGCACTCTGGATTAGTGCCTCGGATTGTGAATCCAGATGGGACGTTGCTTCGTCCAGAACGAGAATCCGCGGATCCTTGAGAATCACCCGGGCGAGGGCCAGCCGCTGCTTCTCTCCTCCCGACAGCCTGTAGCCGCGCTCGCCGACGACCGTCTCATAAGCGTCCGGAAGGCCCACGATGAAGTCGTGGATGTTGGCGGCCCGGGTCGCGGCTTCCACCTCGGCGGCCGTTGCTCCGTCTCGCGCGTATCGCAGGTTGGCCGCGATGGTGTCGTGGAACAGATAGGCCTCCTGGGTGACCACCCCAACGGCCTCCGAGAGGGTGTCGAGGGTGAGATTCCGGAGGTCGTGGCCGTCTATCTCGATCGAACCCAGGGCGACGTCGTACAAGCGCGGTAGGAGGTAACTGATCGTGGTCTTGCCGGCTCCGCTCGGACCGACCAACGCGATCAGCTCTCCCGGCTCGATCTCAAAGGAGAGGTCTTCGACCGCCCATTCCCGTGTGGACACCGTCGCCGTCTCCGGAATCGACTGTTCGACGGTCGCCCCCCGGCCGAATCGCTTGACCTGGGCCAGACCTTCGGGCCCGTCCGTCTGATAGCGGAACGACACATGGTCGAATCGGATTCTGCCTTCCACGTGATCGAGATGCACGGCGTCTTCGGCCTCGCGGATCTCACGGGGCAGATCGATCACTTCGAAGACCCTTTCGAATGAGACCAGAGAGGTTGCGAACTCGACACGGGCATTGGAGAGAGCCGACAAGGGACCGTACAGCTGGGTGAGAAGTGTCGAGAACATGACGACGACCCCGACGGTGAGATCGCCGCTGATCACGAGCCAGCCCCCAACCCAGAAGACTGCGGCGGTTCCCACTGCGCTGACCAATCCGAGAGCCGCAAAGAACCATCTGCCGATCAAAGCCCGCCGCACACCGAGGTCGCGCACCTGGGCCGCTTCACCGTTGAAGCGATCCTGCTCGTCGGCACTGCGGTTGAACAACTTGATCAGGAGGGCACCGCTCACGTTGAACGCTTCCTGCAGAATCGCCGACATGTTCGCGTTGTGCTCCATCTGCGCCTCGGCCACCCGCCTGAGAAGCCTGGCCACTCGCCTGGCCGGCAACACAAACAACGGCAAGGCGGCAATCGCGAGGGCGGTCAGGCGCCAGTCGGCCTGCAGCATCACGATCAGGATGAACACGACGGAGACGACGTTCGAGACGATCGTGATGAATGTGCCGGTCACGGCTTGCTGGGCGCCGACCACATCGTTGTTGATCCTCGAAATCAACTCTCCGGTGCGCGTGGCGGTGAAGAACCTGAGCGACATCCCCTGCAGGTGGGCAAAGAGCTCGCGCCGCAGGTCGAAGATGACTCCCTCTCCGGCCCGGGCACTCAGCCAGCGCTGCAGTGTGCCCAGCACCGCATTGACCAGCGGGACGGCGATCATGCCGGCGCCCAGCCAGGAGAGCAGGGCGAGGTCACGGTTCGGAATCGCGTCGTCCACGAGATAGCGAATCAGGATTGGAGGAACAACACTCAGCGCCGAGATGACCGCGATGGTCCCGAAGACCCCGATGAGCCAGTTCAGATAAGGGCGTCCGTAGGCGAACACGCGGCGCAGCAACGCCCTATCGATCCGCGGGCGGTCCTGGTCCTCGTCGTAGGTCAAGCGGGCGTACCAGCCCCCGGAGTGGAAAATGAGAGTCTCCCTGCTGTCTGGTCCAAGAGATTAGGCCCGGAGCGGTTCCTAACCACCCGCCGGAACAGGGTCCTCGGCCGTCTACGATGGGGAACCCCACCTGTTCAGGGAAGTTCCCATGGTCACCTTGTACTTGGAGTCATACGCGCCGTCGCTCGACACTGCGGTCTCACACGCCTTGCTCAGGATGGCTTCCGAAGGCCGGCACGGTGAATCGTTGCGCTTGTATCGGCCGGCCGAAGTGGTCGCCTTCGGCAAGCGAGACGCGGTTGCAGACGGGTTCGCCAAGGCAGTTACCTCGGCCGGAGAGGCCGGGTACGAGTCTGTGATCAGGATGGCCGGGGGTCGGGCGGCGGTTTTCCACCGGGAGACGATCGCGTTCGCGTGGACGATCCCGACGCCGTCACCGCGTGATTCCATAACCGAACGATTCGAGAGGCTCTCAGGTCTGCTGGTCGACGCCTTTCGCGATCTTGGGGCAGATGCCCGGATCGGCGAAGTCCCCGGCGAGTACTGCCCCGGTGAGTTCAGCGTCAACCTCGGAGGATCGACCAAGGTCATGGGTGTAGGTCAACGGCTGATCACCGGCGCCGCCCACGTGGGCGGGGTGATCGTCGTCGACAAAGGCACTGCGGTCGCAGACGTTCTCGTGCCCGTATATCGCGACCTCGGGCTGGTATGGGATCCGGCCACATCGGGCGACCTCGCCTCCGCCATCCCCGGCCTCACCTGGGAGAACGTGAAGGACTCTGTGTTGAACTCGTTCGGTCGGATGACCGAGTTCGATGAAGCACCCATACCGCGGGAAGCACTGCGCCGGGCGCGAGATCTGGAAATCCAGCACATGGCCAGCAAGAAGTGAGCAGCTCAGGCCAATGGCTTGTAGTCCCGACCCGGTTTCAGCAGGGAGCCGGTTGCCGACTGCCTGGGATGTGCGGCCCACGCCTCACTGCACCAGACTCACGAACTCGAATGCGACCTTCTCGAACGTCGACTCGTTCTTGGCTTTGACCACGAACACCTTGCCGTAGGGAGCCGTCGGGAACTCCACCCTGACCCACCACTCCCCCGCCGCATTGGCAACGGTCGATCCTGATCCGAAGTCGGAGATGATGAGGATCTTGGTACCCGGTGCGGCGGTGCCGTAGTACTCGTCGAAGGGCGGGTCCAGGGCACACTCGCCGTACTTCGCCTGCGCGGTGAATGCCCATTCGCCGGCGGGAGGTTTGGGCTTGACCTCGGGAGGGTCGTAGTAGACGACGATCGAAGCCTCGGCAGTGTTCCCGGCCGCGTCGGTTGCCGTGAAGGAAGCCCTGTTGCCTCCTTCGCTCAGCATCAACACGATCGACCAAGATCCGTCATCCGCAACCGAAGCCTGATACGGCCCGGCGACCACGGTCGAGCCGGGTTCGGTCTTCCCCGCGAAGGTGACTGCTGTCTCCTTCAGACGATCACCATCGAGCGGAGATGTGATGACGAGCTCCGGCGGATCTAGATCCACAGGTTCCGGGACCGGTCCCGGGCCGCCCGGCCGGGGAGAACCGCCCTCAGACGGGACGGACGGAACTTCGCCGGCGATCGTTGTTGGAGTAGTGGCGGCGACCGTCGTGGTCGTGACCACGGTCGACGTAGTCGGAGTCGTCTCGGCGGTCTCATCATCATCTGCGGCGAACATGCCGGCCTGGAGCGCCATGAAGCCGACGAAGATCACGACTGCGAACGCTCCCACGAAGGACAGCGTCCTGGCCAGGATCGGAGGCTTGGCCGGGCTGGGATTCATCAGCAGCAGCGGGTGGCCGGAGACCGTCGATTGCAGTCCCTCAGCAGCTTGTCTCGCCCGTTGATCGAGAGTCATTCCGACACCCCCAATCGGTCGGCGAGGTTCTTTCGTCCCTTGTGCAGGTGAACCTTTGCAGTGCTCTCAGTGCAACCGAGGATGGCCGCCACCTCAACCACGGGACGGTCCTCGAGATAGTGGAGAGCAATAGCTTGCGCCTGGCGCTTCGGGAGAGACCGGACGGCCTGCCAGAACTCGTCATCGCTCGACTCGAGTTCCGGGAGCGGTAGCTGACGGTCGAGGGCCACGCGGGCCAGGGCCCGGGTTTCCGCAGCCTTCCTCCGAAAGAGCGAAACGGACCGGTTGGAAACGACGCGCCGCACCCAGGCGCCGGGTGATTCATACATCCCGACTCTCTCCCAGTGCTGGTGTGCCGTCATGAACGCCTCCTGGGCAAGATCTTCGGCAGCCAACCGGCTTCCGGACAGCGCGTAGGCCAGGCCGACGACTGCGCGATACTCACGCTGATAGAACACGTCGAACCGTTCCGGCCGCGCTATCACCTGCATCTCGTCCACGTGCCGCACCACGCGGTACGCCTCTCTCTCGTCGCATAGATCCCTGCGGGTTGTGATACCCGTTACTCGTATCGGCGCGAGGAAAGGTTTACCTGACCGAATTGGCCGCCCGTCCACCTACCGACCGGTAGCCTGTCAACCCATGCGTCGCATCCTGATCCTCAACGGACCCAACCTGAACCTGCTCGGCTCCCGGAAGCCGGACCTGTACGGAACCACCAGCCTGGCCGATCTCGAGGGGCTGTGCGCGCAGTGGGGTTCCGACCGTGGCCTCGAAGTCGAAACGTTCCAGTCGAACCATGAGGGGGACCTCATCGACCGGTTGCACGCGGCGCGCCACATCGTTGACGGGGTGGTGATCAACCCGGGAGCGCTGACCCACTACTCGTACGCCCTGCACGACGCGATCGACGCGATCGAGATCCCGGTAGTCGAGGTCCACATATCAAACGTCAAGGAACGGGAGAGCTGGCGCTCGCATTCCGTCGTCGGACCTGCGTGTGTCTACACGATCTACGGTCGCGGCATCGACGGCTACCGGTGGGCCGTCGACCATCTCGCCCATCGCGCCGCCTGGGCGACCACGACTCTGGCATATGCGGGGGGGTCGGACCATGTTGGGGATCTCCGCGTTCCGGACACGCACGGCCCTCATCCTGTGGCCGTTCTGATCCACGGTGGTTTCTGGCGCCATCATTGGACGCGCGACACCATGGAGGCAATAGCCATCGATCTGACCGGCCGGGGCTGGGCAACCTGGAATATCGAGTATCGCCGGGTCGGGATGGGCGGGGGGTTCCCGACCACCCTCCAGGATGTGGGTGCCGCCGTGGACCATCTGGACGACATCGCCGCCGAGTTTCAGCTCGATCTGGAGCGGGTCGTGGTGCTCGGACACTCGGCGGGAGGTCAACTCGCCGTTTGGGCGGCGAACCGCCATCGTCTCGGCGAAGACGACCCCGGTGCGGCACCAAGGGTCGTACCGGCGGCCGTCGTATCACTTGCCGGGGTTCTGAACCTGGAAGTGGCGGAAAAGACAGGGCTGGGCGATGGAGCGGTGGCTGCGTTTCTCGGCAACGCGGCTCGCACCGCGGCTTACCGGGTCGCCTCTCCCCAACTTCTACTCCCGGCGGACCGGCCGCACATCGTCGTCCACGGGACCGGCGACGACCGCGTACCGGTCTCCTATGCACACGCGTACCTCGATGCCGCGAGACGTCCGGGAACTCCGGTTGAACTCCTCGAGATCGAAGGCGCCGATCATTTCGACCCCATAACTCCGTCGAGTTCTGCCTGGACGGCGGTTGTGACCAGACTCTCTACCGTTTGACCCTCCGGACTTCAGACGCGGTTGCCGCACCCACGGTGTCGGCGCCCGGCCCGTCGCCGTCCGGCGCAGCGCAGCCGAAACCGGTCCGACTATTGGCCTTCGGCTGCGGGCGGGCGAACGCCCAGCTCACGGTCCAGCATGAGAAGGGCGGTGCGATCCTCACCGATCATCTTGAGTTGCTCAACGATCAAACCAACGGTCGCCTCCTCCTCGATCTGCTCTTCGACAAACCAGTTCAGAAGCGGATAGCTGGCGAAGTCGCGCTCATCGGTAGCCAAGGCATAGAGATTGTTGATGGCCGCCGTCACTTTCCGTTCATGACCCAGCGAGGCCTCGAACGCCGACAATGCAGTGTCCAGCGACAAACCGGGGGCAGGAATCGAGTTCAGCTCTACATGACCCTCACGTTCCAATACGAAATCGAAGAACTTCATCGCGTGGAGGCGCTCTTCCTCTGCCTGCAATCTCATCCATGCCGACATTCCGGGGAGGTTCTCCTCATCGAGGAACGCAGCCATCTGCAGGTAGGCGTACGACGAGGCAAGCTCGAGATTGATCTGTTCGTTGAAAGCTGTTTCGAGGTTCGTGCTGATCGGCATGTGAATCTCCTGACGAAAGACGATTTGGCAATGATATCGGCTGGTGCGCTGATGGAATCGCCGCCTCACGAGCCGGTTACCCTGAGGCTCGACGAAGGGAGCAGCCTTGCGCGGCGACATCATCATCGTTGAGGACCATCACCGGGCGGCGGCCTCTGCGATCGTGGAGAGGATATTGCCGTCGATCGTCTCAAAACCGGCCCGCTACACGCTCACCGTCGCCGGTGAGTCGGGAAGCGGGAAGTCGGAGACGGCCAAGGCAATCGCCGAGGCGCTCGGAAAGAGAGGGGTATCTTCCGAAGTGCTCCAACAGGACGACTACTTCGTTTATCCGCCCCGCACGAATCATCAAGCCAGAGTCGCCGACATCGACTGGGTCGGGACCAACGAGGTACTCATCGACCTCCTCGACGGCCATCTGGCCGCAGCCGTGGCGGGCGAGGATCACATCGAGAAACCCCTCGTGATCTACAACGACGACACGATCACGACTGAAGTGATGTCGCTCGCCGGAATCGACGTCATCATCGCCGAGGGAACCTATACCAGCCTCCTGGACAACGTGGACACGAGGGTGTTCATTGCTCGCAACCGGCTCGAAACCCGAGCAGCTCGCCGGCAGCGGGGACGCGAGCCCATGGACCCATTCATCGAGCGCGTTCTCGAGATCGAGCACGAGATAATCGCACCGCACAGAGCTCGTGCAGATATCGTCATAACCCGTGATTACGACGTCGAGTTCGTCTGAAGAACCCCCCGGGCCGGCACTTCCGCGACCTCAACCGCGCCATCGATGTCTCACATCGACCCCCGCCCCCTGACATGCTCGACCGGGCCCTACCCACGATCGGCCTGCAAGACGGGCGCCGCGCAAGTTGGGGGCGAACTCCAGACAAAAGCCCGAGGCGTCCTCGCAAGCCGTATTCGTAGCCGGACCCCCGCCCGCTATCTGCCATGATTTGCCAGACAAGACTTGTCCTATCCCGACAATGCGCATACCCTGACCGCCGGTTGGGGCACTCCAGCCGGGATTTTTTCACTTCATGCGACGTTTCGCTTTCCTCATTGCCGCAGGCACCACATTCATCGCTCTCTTCTTCGGCGGGTTTGCCGTCTTCGCGCCGAAGTCCGTCGACGCGCCCACCCCGCCGGCCGAAGTGACGGTTCCGACGGAGCGTGGTGAGGCCGCCGGACGGCTCGCCAGCATGTCGTTCTCGGCAGTCGCCTCCAGTGCAATCCCGGCGCAGAGGGCGATCTCGCTCGACCCCCTCGCCTTCGACGGCCTGTTCCGTGCCTCCCAGTCGCAAGATGAACTGGAGTCCGGATCGCTCTCCACCACGACGACAGTCGCACCCACGACCACGACAACCCCCGACTCGACGACCACGACGTCGACCAGGCCGTCGACCACCACTACTCGGCCCCAGGCGACGACGACCACGGTGCCGCCGACGACCACTACCTCGAGCACCACGACGAGTACCACGATGCCGCCGACGACCACCACATCATCGACGACGACCACCACTACGCCGGCTTCGACGACGACCACCAGCACCACCGTTCCGGCCGGCGGGCCCCTGACCGAGGGGGAGATGCGCGAGTTGGCGGGACGATTCTTTCCGGTCGAGGAGTTGGACAAGGCAGTCCTGGTGGCATGGTGCGAGTCCGGCTACGACCCCAACGCCTACAACCCAGCCGGTCCGTACGGGGGGCTCTATCAACATGCCGAGAGGTTCTGGGATTCGAGAGCAGCCGCGGCCGGATTCCCGGGGGCGAGCATCTTCGATGCGGAAGCCAACACCGCCGCAGCTCACCTGCTCTGGGCATCCAGCGGCTGGACGCCGTGGCCCTGGTGCTCCGCGTGGGCAGACGGACAATTAGGCGGCTGAGCCTCAGTCGACCCGCAGATACTCGATTGAGTTCCCCGTCTTGCCGGTCATTTCGATCTGGCCGAGCTCCCGCAGGCAGTAGACCATCTGTTGGGCAAGACGCCGGGATGCGTCCAGGCCGGCCGCCAGATCCGCAGTTGTAAAAGGTGCAGGCAGGTCGACCGGCAGCAACGCGCTCAAGCCGGTCGGAGACGTGATCAGTGTGGAGCCGTCCACCCTGTCCAGCCTTCGGCCGACCGTCACCCACCCCTTGCGGCGCCGGGATTTCCCGGGCTGGTGGACGCGATACTCGTCTTCAACGGTCAACAGCACCTCGAGCTCGAACCCGTCGCGTTGGATGAAGGTGGGAAGACTCACCAGCTTGCCGAATACATCTTCGAGCCGGCCGTGTTTGGGAGACCGCCGCGAAGAGAGAATCTCGCCGTCGGGATCCATCCGGAAGATACGGCGCTCCCGGGCAATCGGCGCCACCAGCCGGACCGGATGGGACCCGAGCAACCGATCGAGTTTCTTCCGCAACGGAGCGAACCCGCCCGTCTGAATCTCAAC
This genomic interval from Acidimicrobiia bacterium contains the following:
- the aroQ gene encoding type II 3-dehydroquinate dehydratase, with product MRRILILNGPNLNLLGSRKPDLYGTTSLADLEGLCAQWGSDRGLEVETFQSNHEGDLIDRLHAARHIVDGVVINPGALTHYSYALHDAIDAIEIPVVEVHISNVKERESWRSHSVVGPACVYTIYGRGIDGYRWAVDHLAHRAAWATTTLAYAGGSDHVGDLRVPDTHGPHPVAVLIHGGFWRHHWTRDTMEAIAIDLTGRGWATWNIEYRRVGMGGGFPTTLQDVGAAVDHLDDIAAEFQLDLERVVVLGHSAGGQLAVWAANRHRLGEDDPGAAPRVVPAAVVSLAGVLNLEVAEKTGLGDGAVAAFLGNAARTAAYRVASPQLLLPADRPHIVVHGTGDDRVPVSYAHAYLDAARRPGTPVELLEIEGADHFDPITPSSSAWTAVVTRLSTV
- a CDS encoding ferritin gives rise to the protein MPISTNLETAFNEQINLELASSYAYLQMAAFLDEENLPGMSAWMRLQAEEERLHAMKFFDFVLEREGHVELNSIPAPGLSLDTALSAFEASLGHERKVTAAINNLYALATDERDFASYPLLNWFVEEQIEEEATVGLIVEQLKMIGEDRTALLMLDRELGVRPPAAEGQ
- a CDS encoding sigma-70 family RNA polymerase sigma factor, with product MVRHVDEMQVIARPERFDVFYQREYRAVVGLAYALSGSRLAAEDLAQEAFMTAHQHWERVGMYESPGAWVRRVVSNRSVSLFRRKAAETRALARVALDRQLPLPELESSDDEFWQAVRSLPKRQAQAIALHYLEDRPVVEVAAILGCTESTAKVHLHKGRKNLADRLGVSE
- a CDS encoding ABC transporter ATP-binding protein; this translates as MTYDEDQDRPRIDRALLRRVFAYGRPYLNWLIGVFGTIAVISALSVVPPILIRYLVDDAIPNRDLALLSWLGAGMIAVPLVNAVLGTLQRWLSARAGEGVIFDLRRELFAHLQGMSLRFFTATRTGELISRINNDVVGAQQAVTGTFITIVSNVVSVVFILIVMLQADWRLTALAIAALPLFVLPARRVARLLRRVAEAQMEHNANMSAILQEAFNVSGALLIKLFNRSADEQDRFNGEAAQVRDLGVRRALIGRWFFAALGLVSAVGTAAVFWVGGWLVISGDLTVGVVVMFSTLLTQLYGPLSALSNARVEFATSLVSFERVFEVIDLPREIREAEDAVHLDHVEGRIRFDHVSFRYQTDGPEGLAQVKRFGRGATVEQSIPETATVSTREWAVEDLSFEIEPGELIALVGPSGAGKTTISYLLPRLYDVALGSIEIDGHDLRNLTLDTLSEAVGVVTQEAYLFHDTIAANLRYARDGATAAEVEAATRAANIHDFIVGLPDAYETVVGERGYRLSGGEKQRLALARVILKDPRILVLDEATSHLDSQSEALIQSALERVMEGRTSVVIAHRLSTILAADRIFVIENGRLVEQGNHRTLLERGGLYADLFETQFRGEEVRLNPGS
- a CDS encoding lipoate--protein ligase family protein, producing MVTLYLESYAPSLDTAVSHALLRMASEGRHGESLRLYRPAEVVAFGKRDAVADGFAKAVTSAGEAGYESVIRMAGGRAAVFHRETIAFAWTIPTPSPRDSITERFERLSGLLVDAFRDLGADARIGEVPGEYCPGEFSVNLGGSTKVMGVGQRLITGAAHVGGVIVVDKGTAVADVLVPVYRDLGLVWDPATSGDLASAIPGLTWENVKDSVLNSFGRMTEFDEAPIPREALRRARDLEIQHMASKK
- a CDS encoding YajQ family cyclic di-GMP-binding protein, yielding MPSFDVVSEVDLQEVRNAVDQAARETSTRYDFKGTSSTVVLQGEEIVAESSTEDRLRAVVDVLKEKLIRRKIPLKAIGGGEPKEVGGGRYRSEFKVNQGIAQEAARELNKHVKNMKLKIQVQIQGDRLRISGKKRDELQEVISSLKELDYRIPLQFINYRD
- a CDS encoding transglycosylase family protein codes for the protein MRELAGRFFPVEELDKAVLVAWCESGYDPNAYNPAGPYGGLYQHAERFWDSRAAAAGFPGASIFDAEANTAAAHLLWASSGWTPWPWCSAWADGQLGG